In one Agathobacter rectalis ATCC 33656 genomic region, the following are encoded:
- the ltrA gene encoding group II intron reverse transcriptase/maturase — protein MAENIENNGCSQRDNAEHEGYVKASRSFNRIWKERDSAQPRLLETILYKDNFNRAYKRVKANKGAPGIDGMTIEEALPYLKEHQQEITDRIYRGKYTPSPVRRVEIPKPDGGVRKLGIPTVIDRTLQQAITQQLVPIYEPLFADGSYGYRPNRSAKDAILKVKEYAEQGYTFAVVLDLSKYFDTLNHEILINLLRKNVKDERVVQLIKRYLKSGVMENGVVIDTEEGSPQGGNLSPLLANIYLNEFDQEYLKRGVPCIRYADDIVLLAKSKRASERLLESSTKYLEERLKLTVNREKSRTVSVFAIRNFKFLGFALGRNGKGIYVRVHPKSWKKFKSRLKELSSRKRCQSIKPSLEKIKVYARGWLNYYGIASMKNNIDDINGWLYHRIRMCIWKQWKKPRTKYKNLVKLGIPEHYAATIANSRRKYWYISNNKAVIWALNKERLINSGFYDLATAYQSVHVNY, from the coding sequence ATGGCAGAAAACATTGAAAACAATGGCTGTTCGCAAAGAGATAATGCGGAACATGAAGGGTATGTGAAAGCGTCTAGGTCATTCAATCGGATATGGAAAGAAAGAGACAGTGCACAGCCGAGACTTTTGGAAACGATACTGTATAAAGACAACTTTAACAGAGCGTATAAGAGAGTTAAGGCAAACAAGGGAGCGCCGGGAATTGATGGCATGACCATTGAAGAGGCTCTTCCATATCTAAAGGAACATCAACAAGAGATAACTGACCGCATTTATCGTGGAAAGTATACTCCGTCTCCAGTAAGACGAGTTGAAATTCCCAAACCAGATGGTGGTGTGCGAAAGCTTGGCATACCAACAGTGATAGACCGTACACTTCAACAGGCAATAACCCAACAGTTAGTGCCAATCTATGAACCGCTGTTTGCAGATGGTAGCTATGGCTATCGTCCGAACAGAAGTGCAAAAGATGCAATACTTAAGGTTAAGGAGTATGCAGAACAAGGCTATACATTCGCTGTAGTCCTTGACTTGTCAAAGTACTTCGATACTCTTAATCACGAAATTCTCATCAATCTTCTACGAAAGAATGTAAAAGATGAACGTGTAGTACAGTTGATAAAGCGCTATCTGAAAAGCGGTGTAATGGAAAACGGAGTGGTCATTGACACAGAGGAAGGCTCACCACAAGGTGGAAATCTATCACCATTGCTGGCAAACATCTACCTCAATGAGTTCGACCAGGAATACCTGAAAAGAGGTGTTCCATGCATAAGATATGCAGATGACATCGTGCTTCTTGCAAAGAGCAAGCGGGCATCAGAGAGACTCTTGGAAAGCAGTACAAAATATCTTGAGGAGAGGCTGAAACTTACAGTCAACCGGGAAAAGAGCCGTACAGTCAGCGTGTTTGCAATCCGAAATTTTAAATTCCTTGGCTTTGCATTGGGAAGGAACGGAAAAGGCATATATGTCCGAGTTCATCCGAAGTCATGGAAGAAGTTTAAGTCCAGACTGAAGGAGTTATCTTCCCGTAAGCGATGTCAGTCAATCAAGCCAAGCCTTGAGAAAATCAAAGTATATGCAAGAGGATGGCTTAACTACTACGGAATTGCAAGCATGAAGAACAACATAGATGATATCAACGGATGGCTCTATCACAGAATACGCATGTGCATATGGAAACAGTGGAAGAAACCTAGAACGAAATATAAAAATCTAGTCAAGCTGGGAATCCCAGAACACTATGCGGCAACAATAGCAAACAGTCGCAGAAAGTATTGGTATATCAGCAATAACAAAGCTGTGATTTGGGCGCTGAATAAAGAAAGACTGATAAACAGTGGCTTTTACGATTTAGCCACAGCCTATCAGTCTGTGCACGTCAACTATTGA
- the aroE gene encoding shikimate dehydrogenase, with product MEKRISGHTGLLALIGSPVGHSGSPAMYNYSFEKLGLDYAYVAFDIKEDKVKDAIAAMKTFNMRGCNVTMPDKVEAAKYMDELSPAAQIIGAINTIVNDNGKLTGHITDGEGFVHNLKDHGIDIKGKKITVAGGGGAATAIQVQCALDGAREITIFNKNDAFFERTLQTAEKIKKAVPECVVNVYDIDDTAKMTEEIQSSDIFANATIVGMKPLDDQSVVKDLSAFRPGLVVADAVYNPEETKLLREAKEAGCTCVGGKGMLLWQGVAAFKLYTGQDMPVDDVKKLFFS from the coding sequence ATGGAAAAGCGTATTTCAGGTCACACAGGCTTATTAGCACTCATAGGATCACCTGTCGGTCATTCGGGTTCACCGGCTATGTACAATTACAGTTTTGAAAAACTCGGTCTGGACTATGCATACGTTGCATTTGATATAAAAGAAGACAAGGTTAAGGATGCTATTGCAGCAATGAAGACCTTCAACATGCGTGGATGTAATGTGACCATGCCTGATAAGGTAGAGGCTGCAAAGTACATGGACGAGCTTTCACCGGCAGCCCAGATTATCGGAGCCATAAACACTATAGTAAATGACAACGGCAAGCTTACAGGACACATCACAGATGGTGAGGGATTCGTACACAACTTAAAGGATCACGGAATTGACATCAAAGGAAAGAAAATCACAGTTGCCGGAGGCGGCGGAGCCGCTACAGCTATCCAGGTGCAGTGCGCATTGGACGGAGCTCGTGAGATTACTATTTTCAACAAAAATGATGCTTTCTTTGAGCGTACACTACAGACTGCAGAGAAGATCAAAAAAGCAGTTCCTGAATGTGTTGTAAATGTATACGATATTGATGATACAGCCAAGATGACAGAGGAAATCCAGTCAAGCGATATCTTTGCAAATGCAACAATCGTTGGCATGAAGCCTCTGGATGATCAGAGCGTGGTAAAAGATCTTTCAGCTTTCAGACCGGGGCTTGTAGTTGCAGATGCAGTTTACAATCCGGAGGAGACAAAGCTTCTTCGCGAAGCAAAAGAGGCAGGCTGCACATGCGTAGGCGGAAAGGGAATGCTCTTATGGCAGGGCGTCGCCGCATTCAAGCTTTACACAGGACAGGATATGCCGGTTGATGATGTGAAGAAACTGTTCTTCAGTTAG
- a CDS encoding DUF4160 domain-containing protein, which produces MPELSRFYGIIIKMYFNDTQQHHKPHIHAFYGDYEAVVAVDGDLLAGSIPAKQLKIIIGWLAIHEEEVYKAWNNAVRGEHFDKINPL; this is translated from the coding sequence ATGCCAGAATTAAGCAGATTTTATGGTATTATTATTAAAATGTATTTTAATGATACACAACAGCATCACAAGCCACATATTCATGCATTTTATGGTGACTACGAAGCAGTTGTGGCAGTTGACGGAGACCTTCTCGCAGGCTCAATTCCAGCAAAACAATTAAAAATAATAATCGGCTGGTTGGCAATTCATGAAGAGGAAGTATACAAAGCCTGGAATAATGCCGTACGAGGAGAACACTTCGATAAGATTAATCCATTATAA
- a CDS encoding DUF2442 domain-containing protein encodes MFEVNGIAYASEKSNKISITDAKVTDHLMMIVTFSGGEKRVFDASVLTGSAFKPLEDDAIFSNFKIMHGVITWMNDEIDCAPEYIYEHSFEYEDNTSPIAM; translated from the coding sequence ATGTTTGAAGTCAATGGTATAGCTTACGCAAGTGAAAAATCAAATAAGATTTCTATAACAGATGCAAAAGTTACAGATCATTTAATGATGATTGTGACATTTTCAGGCGGTGAAAAAAGAGTGTTTGATGCATCCGTTTTAACAGGTAGTGCATTTAAACCACTTGAAGATGATGCTATATTTTCAAATTTTAAAATTATGCATGGCGTCATTACATGGATGAATGATGAAATAGATTGTGCTCCAGAATATATCTATGAGCATAGCTTCGAATATGAGGATAATACTTCTCCTATTGCCATGTAA